A window from Primulina eburnea isolate SZY01 chromosome 2, ASM2296580v1, whole genome shotgun sequence encodes these proteins:
- the LOC140822806 gene encoding putative late blight resistance protein homolog R1A-10: MKLRECVLKLENEDMRNIVEDFDSITEEVKTFRDKMGSDVLEEVDSAMEHVPKIDKFGLYDLQSRGSLRACGSKRAPNPYNLVVGFSDDLMQLKNHLTEDSSKLEVISIVGMGGIGKTTLVTSVYNDQYIIYHFDMRAWVTVSQSYHTRNILLGILGSMTRLTDNIDEETDDQLGDRLYKTLIGTRYLIVIDDIWSIHAWEYMKRIFPDDNSGSRIILTTRLAEIAAYASSSGSIHQMSLLNIDNSWSLLCSKIFGEQPCPWKLREIGEKIALKCKGLPLSLVVIGGLLSKTNMTRGAWHEIARNVTSIVTSSDQCLEILKLSYNYLPQHLKACFLYMGVFPEDYEILASQLTKLWISEGFIKQDPCGSLEVVAERCLDELVKRGMVLVSKHDSEGKIKLCMVHDLLRDICVTEANKEKFLHVTEWFVNIFPESSYSQRRISIHRNNMSNYLFRSTPSIAFNRSLIFIGQHDISSSVFLKFKLLRVLDAIKVHFYKFPSEILELSNLRYVALSLRYKGDVPASISTLRKLETLIICQEFDMLRFKDIPVEILKMQHLRHVDLTNACFLDPFGAQFDINEKLVSLSCLHTLVGIINLRFTDNMLKRIQNVEKLVVSYVPSVSLGEGWAECHFENMINLHHLKTLKFQVHPSAFIISSCPALKLKLAFPRTLKILTLSGCAMPWHDLTIVGSLTHLEVLKLRDHACLGPEWEPNEGEFCRLKHLVLEGTNLKHWKADHESFPHLQSLILRMCYELVEIPCGMGESPTLSVIELFDCKDSALTSAQQILEMQQSLGNDDFRVVVNSKWKDNSSIRFLRPKFYQYRTRG; the protein is encoded by the exons ATGAAGCTCAGGGAATGCGTTCTCAAGCTGGAGAATGAAGACATGAGGAATATCGTTGAGGACTTTGATTCCATAACGGAGGAGGTGAAAACGTTTAGAGACAAAATGGGCTCTGACGTCCTAGAAGAAGTTGATTCCGCAATGGAACATGTGCCAAAGATTGACAAATTTGGCCTATATGATTTGCAGTCTAGGGGTTCTCTGCGGGCATGTGGATCAAAACGTGCTCCCAATCCCTATAATTTAGTGGTGGGATTTTCTGATGACTTGATGCAACTTAAGAATCACCTAACTGAAGATTCTTCCAAGCTCGAAGTCATCTCAATAGTTGGGATGGGGGGAATTGGTAAGACCACTCTTGTAACAAGTGTTTACAATGATCAGTATATCATCTATCATTTTGATATGCGGGCATGGGTCACTGTATCTCAGTCATACCATACTCGAAACATCTTGCTGGGTATACTCGGTTCGATGACAAGGTTGACAGATAACATAGATGAGGAGACAGATGATCAACTAGGTGATCGTCTCTACAAAACTTTGATAGGTACGAGGTATCTCATTGTTATAGATGATATATGGTCTATTCATGCTTGGGAATACATGAAAAGGATATTTCCAGATGACAATTCCGGAAGCCGAATCATCTTGACAACTCGGCTTGCTGAAATTGCTGCATATGCCAGCTCTTCCGGATCTATTCATCAGATGTCTCTCTTAAACATAGACAATAGTTGGAGTCTACTTTGTTCTAAGATTTTCGGTGAACAACCTTGCCCTTGGAAATTGAGAGAAATTGGGGAGAAAATTGCATTGAAATGCAAAGGACTTCCCCTTTCACTTGTGGTGATTGGTGGACTACTATCCAAGACGAATATGACACGAGGAGCGTGGCATGAGATTGCACGGAATGTAACTTCAATTGTGACTTCAAGTGATCAATGCTTGGAGATACTGAAATTGAGTTACAACTATTTGCCTCAACATTTGAAGGCTTGCTTTCTATATATGGGTGTTTTTCCTGAAGATTATGAGATCTTGGCTTCCCAACTCACCAAGTTATGGATTTCAGAGGGTTTCATAAAACAAGATCCTTGTGGAAGTTTGGAAGTGGTCGCAGAGCGCTGTTTGGACGAACTTGTCAAAAGGGGTATGGTTTTAGTGTCTAAGCATGATTCTGAAGGAAAAATCAAATTGTGCATGGTCCATGACCTCTTACGTGATATCTGTGTGACAGAAGCAAACAAGGAGAAGTTTCTACATGTGACGGAATGGTTTGTCAATATATTTCCAGAAAGTTCATATAGTCAACGACGAATAAGCATTCATCGCAACAATATGAGTAACTATCTTTTTAGATCCACGCCGTCAATTGCATTTAACCGTTCCCTTATATTTATTGGACAACACGATATTTCCTCAAGTGTTTTCTTAAAGTTCAAGCTACTCAGGGTTCTGGATGCTATTAAAGTACACTTTTATAAATTTCCTTCAGAGATTCTGGAACTTTCGAATCTGCGGTACGTTGCTTTGAGTTTGAGGTACAAGGGGGATGTACCCGCATCAATATCCACACTCCGGAAACTAGAAACACTAATTATTTGTCAGGAATTTGATATGTTAAGGTTTAAAGATATACCAGTGGAAATTTTGAAAATGCAACACTTAAGGCATGTAGATTTAACAAATGCTTGTTTTCTTGATCCCTTTGGTGCACAATTTGATATCAATGAGAAACTTGTAAGCCTTTCGTGCTTACACACGTTGgtaggaattataaatttgagaTTCACTGATAATATGTTGAAAAGGATTCAGAACGTTGAGAAACTGGTAGTTTCATATGTGCCTTCTGTCAGTTTGGGAGAAGGGTGGGCAGAGTGTCATTTTGAGAATATGATCAATCTGCATCATCTCAAAACTTTGAAATTCCAAGTACACCCTTCCGCTTTTATCATCAGCTCCTGTCCAGCTTTGAAGTTGAAGCTTGCATTCCCACGGACTCTTAAAATACTGACTTTAAGTGGATGTGCAATGCCTTGGCATGATTTGACAATTGTTGGTTCATTAACCCATCTTGAAGTACTTAAATTGAGAGATCATGCATGCTTGGGGCCAGAGTGGGAACCAAACGAAGGTGAATTCTGTCGACTAAAACATTTGGTTCTCGAAGGTACAAACTTGAAGCACTGGAAAGCTGATCATGAAAGCTTTCCACACCTTCAGAGCCTCATTCTTCGGATGTGCTATGAGTTGGTCGAGATACCTTGTGGGATGGGAGAAAGTCCAACTCTTTCTGTGATTGAGTTGTTTGATTGCAAAGATTCTGCCTTGACTTCAGCACAACAAATACTGGAGATGCAGCAGAGCTTGGGAAATGATGATTTTCGAGTTGTGGTCAATTCTAAATGGAAAGACAATAGTTCAATTCGCTTTCTTCGTCCAAAG TTTTACCAGTACAGGACCCGTGGATAA